TCGTCTTCGGCGGTGATGTGGTCGGCTCGCCCTGGGCAGGTGGCAGGGGCTCGGCGGTGCGTGGTggcgcgtgcgtccgcggcgaTGGCGGCACCGGCGGCGGTGGCCACAGGCAGGACGCACTACGAGGTGCTCGGGCTGGGCGCCGGGGCCAGCAAGGGCGAGATCAAGGCCGCCTACCGGCGCCTTGCCAGGGAAGTGCACCCTGACGCCGTCGGAGGTGGCGGCGACGAGGGGTTCATCCGGCTGCACGCTGCCTACGCCACGCTCGCCGATCCCGACGAGCGCGCTCGCTACGACCGGGACGTCACCTGCCGCGCCGCGGGGATGATGATGCAGCGGGCGGCCGCGGCCGGGCCGGCGTTCCGGCGGAGGACGTGGGAGACCGACCAGTGCTGGTAGGACAGGC
This sequence is a window from Aegilops tauschii subsp. strangulata cultivar AL8/78 chromosome 7, Aet v6.0, whole genome shotgun sequence. Protein-coding genes within it:
- the LOC109746104 gene encoding chaperone protein dnaJ 11, chloroplastic, with the protein product MATFATSSSAVMWSARPGQVAGARRCVVARASAAMAAPAAVATGRTHYEVLGLGAGASKGEIKAAYRRLAREVHPDAVGGGGDEGFIRLHAAYATLADPDERARYDRDVTCRAAGMMMQRAAAAGPAFRRRTWETDQCW